In Vibrio celticus, one genomic interval encodes:
- the truC gene encoding tRNA pseudouridine(65) synthase TruC, protein MLEIIYQDEYFVAVNKPAGMLVHRSWLDKHETQFVMQTLRDQIGQHVFPLHRLDRPTSGVLVFALSSEVASQVMPMFANHEMQKTYHAIVRGWIEEGDTLDYALKVELDKIADKFAKEDKEAQEAVTVYEPLAKVEVPYSTGRFPTSRYCLVEMMPKTGRKHQLRRHMAHLRHPIVGDTSHGDGKHNRLFRDDLDSHRLLLHASELRFIHPFTKEELVMKANLDETWLRLFETFEWDTNLIDAQTCLSK, encoded by the coding sequence ATGTTAGAGATCATTTATCAAGATGAGTACTTTGTTGCGGTGAATAAGCCCGCTGGCATGCTAGTGCATCGTTCATGGTTGGATAAACACGAAACGCAATTTGTTATGCAGACATTGCGCGATCAAATTGGTCAGCATGTATTTCCATTACACCGCTTAGACAGACCGACATCGGGTGTGTTGGTGTTTGCGTTGTCGAGTGAGGTTGCTTCACAGGTGATGCCAATGTTCGCTAATCATGAGATGCAAAAAACCTATCATGCGATTGTCCGTGGTTGGATAGAAGAGGGCGATACGCTCGATTATGCACTTAAGGTTGAGCTGGATAAGATCGCAGATAAGTTCGCGAAAGAAGACAAAGAAGCGCAAGAGGCAGTGACAGTCTATGAACCGCTAGCAAAAGTAGAAGTGCCATATTCAACAGGACGCTTTCCTACGAGCCGCTACTGCTTGGTTGAGATGATGCCAAAGACAGGTCGCAAACATCAGCTGCGTCGTCACATGGCTCATCTAAGACATCCGATTGTCGGTGATACTTCACATGGTGATGGTAAGCACAATCGACTGTTCCGTGATGATTTAGATTCGCATCGTTTGTTGTTGCACGCTTCTGAGCTTCGCTTTATCCATCCTTTCACAAAAGAAGAGTTGGTGATGAAGGCCAACCTTGATGAAACTTGGCTAAGGTTGTTTGAAACCTTTGAGTGGGATACTAACTTAATCGATGCTCAAACTTGCTTGTCTAAGTAA
- a CDS encoding DUF3461 family protein, translating to MYPNLTGLGIHEPKQIERYSLRQEAHKDILKIYFRKQKGELFAKSVKFKYPRQVKSVLVSGGNNQYKEVTEINRNLTLVIDELNKITKPTPTAEVDVKQKILTDLRHLEKVVSSKIAEIEADLEKLK from the coding sequence ATGTATCCAAACCTCACTGGCTTAGGTATCCACGAACCTAAACAGATTGAACGTTACTCCCTTCGCCAAGAAGCTCATAAAGATATCCTGAAGATTTACTTTCGTAAGCAGAAAGGTGAACTGTTTGCGAAAAGCGTTAAGTTTAAGTACCCACGACAAGTAAAAAGTGTGCTTGTTAGCGGTGGCAATAATCAATACAAAGAAGTGACAGAAATTAACCGCAACCTCACTCTTGTGATTGATGAACTCAACAAAATCACCAAACCGACGCCAACGGCTGAGGTGGATGTGAAGCAGAAGATCCTTACCGACTTACGCCATCTAGAGAAAGTGGTATCAAGCAAGATCGCTGAGATCGAAGCTGATCTAGAAAAGCTAAAATGA